The Magnolia sinica isolate HGM2019 chromosome 11, MsV1, whole genome shotgun sequence DNA window ATATGAGTGGTAAAATATCCCTGACTCATGACCTGAGTTTATTGCAATCCAACGATTGGAAAGTCTTAACTTCGCCATTTTAGTGGCGAGGCCAACTCACTTAAATTTCAGGTTTCAAGTCCCGGAGAGTCACGCCTTTCAAGCTCTATCTTCACGGTCCAAGTTGTGCGGTTCGGGGCATCGTTTGGGCCCACCGCctacgatggacgtcaagcccagtgagatggacattactctataatttcggaactactggctcactaacgagtggtctagagcttgttcgggacatttttggaataaattgggtaaggagatttcttgggcgcagttgttagggtttggattaactaagttcacagtgtggcctattcaaaattagcgaaAATGATGATTTAGTTATAATCACTCTAGATCGTTGGTTCTTAGGTTAAATGAGTgactgggttgatttggttttTTAATCAAGATTCGGGCCATAGTTGACTCGACTTTGGgtagatttttaatttaattatgattgtcttgattagtcagcgatgggtcggttagattttgggccatagatgaacaaatcatgaggctaaactCCATGTTTAAGTGATTGGTCGGATTCGTTGGTtttctacggttgatcaatcttatctatgtggttctttatcggtaccagctgTGTATAGACTCACTTCAagcatcaagggtcagtaagtgatgatgtTGCTAgttatatcaaaaaaaaaaatttaaggatttttggcaatccaaaatagcgaaaattcggggtgttacaacatGACGGTAGGCCTCATGGAGTCCCTgataggaccgtccgtctctagttaAGTAGTGGTGGGCAGTACCCAATCTGCGTCCTAAGGTCACAACTTATGCTCATTttaccctttttattttttaattttattgtgTGCCAACACCGATGTGTAAGCGtcacccatgccgtccattttAGATTAGCCGTGTGGGGCCTACTCTGATAGGGTATTGATCAATCTGAATAGTTTAAAATCATTACCACTTAGAAGTGAGAAATGATCCCGTGCTCTTATAGCTGTACAATGCTCATAGTTGCATTGGGCAAattggacagtccaatccatcaatctaaactgtccattaagttcaAGATACATTCATGGGCTATCATGCAAGAATCGCAACGATAGATCTATCTAATCCATGTTTAATTTGCCCTTATTTTAATGGCCATTTACTTTCAAAGAGATGGAGGGCATGGTTAGGATTGACCAATGAAAgcaattctttagaatcataagcaatttaTGTACTCCAAACCATCAAGTGAACTCTCCCCTTGTACTAGAGCCGAATTGattatgccatccaacctacaAATTGTTGGATTAGATTTTGAGGATTTTGAGATGTTTAAGATTGTAGACGTAGTACTTAATGGAAGGTCCAAAATGATTGATTACACTAAAATTTGTGTGAAGTAATTTATTTAAGGACTGTAGTTATTATGATTTGGTTGTGtttggatttattattattaatttattatttattatttattatttttatattgttTCACATATTTTTAATCTACGAGTCAACTTTTGATTGAAGAGTTCGACTTGGAAGTCCTTTGTACCTGGAACGAAAATTTGAGAACTTGAAAGTGTTGGGGAACCACGGAAGCACACGTATATGAATCAAGTACTCCACTCGCAAAATCAAGTCCAATCACAAGTACTtcgaatttaatgtggaaaaacccttgctaGTAACAAGTTGCTagcatcattaaaaaaaattaggaacggttgaaaaccgttgcAAATTAAAATATGTGAATTATGTACTCAACAGAaaattaggaacggtttaaaaccgtcgCAAATTTTAGAAACCAATCAAGGATCTGTAGAAGTGGTGCAACTACGGGCAAAAGCCAGTAATTTGTTTTTTTCCGATTGTAAccactattttctttttttaatatttgaaaccccAAGAATGTTGGggtacaattaaaaatgaatattaaacaaatattttatgactttaaaatgaaagaaatataATATTTACATCAATAGGTTGAACATTGTCcgaatatattaaaaaatcattTATGTGGTCCACTCCTAACTTGGCCAATACAGCTATCGACAACCTCTGTCCATACATCATTTCAACCAAGCCGCATTGGTACCCATCTGCAATGGTCACTGCCAAAGTCCCCATCTGCAAGTTTAAGAGAACAAATGTGTCAAGAAGTCAAAGCGGAGAATTACAGGAACTATATCCCTTCCACACCACAACATATAACAATTATCTTGTTCGGTATTACAAATAGTCCTTTGCTATTCTTAGATATGTTTTAAATTTACAAATAGTCCCAACTCTGCGAGTTTTTTCAAGTTTTGAAAAAAGGTTTTTAAAATAAACTTTTTGCCAATTTAACTAGAAATCTGGTTGAGCTGGGTGAGCCCAATCAACAAGCTTTCACGAATGCATCCACTGGTGaatctctgtttctttttttttttcttttccttttttttttttttacttatcttTCCTTGCATGTCTGATGTTTCAGTTCAAAATTTCCATTTTAGTTTCTGCGGTGTTGAGAGAATTGTTCAGGGCCAAACTAGGAAACTTCCCATGCTCCGATTTCTCATCGGGTGAATTGATGAGAGAGATTGTGTTGCCACAAAGTGAAAAAGAGAACATCAAAGTTGGAAGTTCAATCATCAGCAGAAAATGGGATGAGTGAAGATTTAACAGAAAGAGAGGAGCAAAGATTACCGACCAAACCTTTTAGTCTGGGTGGATCATTCCTTCAACTGAGTGATGCGGCTGATGAGTTTTTTGATGTTCCAGAACAAGCAGAGCACGACGAACCAGAGACTTCGTGGCCTGAGGTGAACTTTTACTTTCTCAAAATAATTAGTTGCTAACATTTAGAAAGTTGGACTTGAAATTTGGAATTGGTTTCCAAGTTGAACACGAAACTCACTGGTTTTGGACTTCACCATCAATTACTTCACACTTGACCAAATCCGATGTTTTCTACTTCACCACTAATGACATCATTCCTCCACAGTATCTTTAAAGTTTAAGCCCATCAATGGAACATATTTAAGGGAAAACATATGGCATCATTAGCAGAAGGATGCAATTTGACTAGAAGGAAAATCAAGTTAAGCATGAAACCACAAGGCTTTGCAATTTAAATGCAAGCTCGCTGGTAAAGATATGATCCATGTTCCATTTATTGCATGGCTTTGTTTGATCTTTGAAGTTTAAACTTATCAGTAGGGTATATGTAAGCTTGACAAAATCAAATGGGAACACTAACAAAAGTCTGCAACTCCACTGGAAGCCAAGTCCATACAAATGGAAAACCCCAAATCAATGCTTTGCAATTAAAGTACAAGCTCTCTAACAGGCAACAACAGAAGTTGTTTCCAGAATGTCTCACCACGAACTTATCCAATGACAAAAGGACACATGAACACCTATCCATGTATACATTTCATCCTTGCCCACTAGTGAGATGGTTTTTGGGATCCACAACCATCATTAAAATGTCCTAAACCTTGAATTTACTTAACAACACCAATGACAAGCAAAATGATCCTATTTTTTAGAATCATTGCTTCAATGCTAGAATAGTTGGACACTAGGTGCacaacaaagtttccaatggaAAGCCATTTTCAAGATTAAAAATACTTAATTATGAAGTGACATTTGAAAGCAACTTCACTTACCACCATCAACCAATAGTGTATCCCCAACTTCCACATCATTCGTGAAGTCATCATAATTTACACTAACAGTGTCTTCTGAACTGACTCCTCTTTTAATGGTGAAATTGAACTCTTTGGCCCTCCTTAAGCGATGCATAGctggagaaaaaaaaataagaagaagaagaagaaaattgccTATGTCAGCACAAGCAAATCTGATGTGCTAGAGGAAAAGCAGTTACGGTTGGCAGTGGGGTGGTGCTTACCATTAAAAGAATGGAATCTGATAATGAAGAGAGCGACCGGGAGAGAGTAGTTTGGTTTCCCTTTGCCACCTGTCAAAGAAAATGCCACATCAGCATTAAGAGATGAAGCGGCCTCAACAATACAGTGTTGAACGATAATTTTTAATTAGCCTAATCTGAAATCAATAAGACAGAATTTATGGATCTATATGCCAAAATGACCAGAAAAATGGCTGTTTTAGTATATATGCCAAAGAAATCAGCAATTTGGTCTAGAtagacaaaaaattaaaaaatcaacaaATTCAGCATAGCTTGCCATAGTATATATGCCACACACagacacaaaaaaaaaattatataaatcaaTAAAGATCCAGTCATGGAGAGAGCAGAATGAGACAAATAATCAACACATCTCCAAGTGAATTCCTATGAAGCTCTGTTGCAAAAGCAGCAATTACATATATAAAAGTCCAAGTAAGGAGATGATTGTATTCATAGTTTAGGATTTGAAATTTAGATGTCAATCTTTAAGATATGAGTTATAGCTAAAATTAGTATAGTCCATATTTGTAAGAATTCTTTGGATCTTTATCTCTTGTATCTTGGTTTATATATAAAAGACCTCTAAGACCATATATACGAGGAGAGTTGATGAATATAAATTGGAATTAGGAAACGTGTGAGATTTGGGAGAATATCACAGAAGAAGAAAACCAAtaaacataataaataaataaataaacacttgGAACGAGTGGTTTGTGGATAATGTGGTTTGTGAAAAAGAATCCATCTTTCTGcactcctttcttctttctcaccCATCCTACATTAAATTGGTAGAAGAACAAGTTCATCCATGGGCTTGTATGAGACAAATGGCAAGGAACGAGAAGAACGTTGTGGAGAAAATGGTAAGGAGATGATTGTATTCATACGGTGGGACGATTCCATTGGAGTTTCAGTCGATTGGATAATTAATTTGAGAATGCCAACACAACATCAAAAGAGTCCCTTCTCTTGCGCAAGGTGGTAGTGTCATGGAATCAGATTTTAACAGTTCCCTCTGACACGTGCCTTGCAAATAGAATGctgaacacaaaaaaaaaaaaaaaaaatctactttttGACATGTTACACAAAACAGAACCAAATTTAATCTAAGCCTATATAAGTAAAAAactaaaatgagaaaaaagaacAAGCAATAATAGTTTGGGAGTTTAGTTAAAGAATATATGAGAAAAGAATTCAGAATTGCCTATGATGCAAGAATGGCAACCAAGAAAAAAATGTCTTAGAAAAACAAAACAAGccaaacatgtttctttccaattccaaaacttctaaaaattttaatAGATTACACAAAGTTGCATTaacataaaaattttaataatataaaaaGCTTGTAAAGAATACAAGACGAGCATTTACAAGCATGCACATTATCAATTCATACCTATCCATATTACAGTACAGAAGTGTTAAAACCAGCCAAGGAGTTCTTTACCAATGGGATGCCAACCAACCAAAAAATATCTTCCTGCTAGAAAAGAATCcataaacaaattcaaattcaaatttaaatataGTCTAAATTTTTATAAAGCTAAATGCAGAGCTTTAGTTGACTGTGTATGATCTGAGATCCAAACCTGGGTAAAATCTGAATCAACTACAGAATCAAAAGTAAATATCTGACCTTCAACCAACAACAAATTTGAAATGATAGAAATGACAGAAATTTCTGCTGAACAAAAGCATGTAGTAGATGTAAGAAAATCCGAACTACTACGACTTATTTTGGCCACCTAAATTAGAGAAATACTAATGGAACTTGTAAATCATTGACTACACACGTACTAATAAAACATGGAAGATTCGGATATGTAAATGTGACTAATTTCTTTGTTCCTTTTTTGAAACAGTTCTTATTTCACTTGAAATTATGATATCTCAAAATTACCTCAATGATCGACTTACAATTCCGAATGAGATAATTCGAATGAGGGAGATGTTAAACTTCTTTTCCTCCTTTTGGAAGCAACATAGCTACATGATTCCTATACTAAAGGCTGAAGTgcactcaaaattttatttttcagggCTAACCAATGGGCTATCAAGAGACCGGACCCAGGTTGACCAATAGGTTGGACAGGACTTAATATtaactttaatatatatatatatatatatatatatatatatatatatatatgtatgtatgtatgtatgtatgtatgtatgtatgtatgtatgtatgtatgtatgtatgtatatatatatatatatgtatgtatatatcttTTCTTTCTGTCAGGGGCCATCTGCTTCTGGACAGAGTAGGCTTAGGATACCTGTGGGAGGTCTAACCTTCCCGAGGTCTTTTGCTTTTCCTTAGTCATACATGATAGGTGGCTGACCCGCTTTTGTCATTGGCCCAGCCCGAAATATTAGTGCTGTACAGCCTTGTGCTTCCTTTCTTATGAAAtacatatttcttcttctaaaaaaaaaaaagaggatgccCAAAGGAATGCAAGGACAAGCCACTCAGTTATTTGGCAGAGAGAAAAAGGGGAATTTCCCAATAAGAGGCATGCCCTTCTCAAATATATCAACCGATTTTTGACAAAACAAGAGCAGGCAATTCAACAAAGTGAAGATTAGGATCTCTGACAAAACAGATTTTCGCATTAGCATTCCTTTTGAATATCATGAGAAAACTGATTTCCATATTAGCAATCAACTAAAAGAAGGAATATATTTTTCTTCATTACCCTGCAAGCTTCCTAGCCAGATTGAAGAAAGGCTTCTCGAAAATTTAATTGCTCTTAGCAGAAATCTCATAATATTGGAGATTCTTCTTTCTGTGGAAAGTAACCTGATTTGCTTTCACCTGCCTGTTCTTGACATCAACCTTGTTGCCTCATAGAACAATGGGGATGTTCTCACAAACCGTGCATCAATGTCAAATGTGCTATCAAAGCATGTTGGTGATAATCACTggaaaaacttttaaaaagtaAGTTGAGGCTTCAAAGAAAATGCTCCGGCAGAGATCACGGTGCCACGTAGGAACATTTTTGTATGTAAATCGGGCAGTGACACCGAACAAGATGATCGCACATTGGCCATGGATACTGCACAAAACAAGTCCAGTTTCAATGGAAGAAACAAAAGAATCCACTAAATTTTCCTGCTGCAGTAAAATTAATTCACATGATACATAATACATTTGAGAGAGACTCCATGCTCATTCATGCAAGGTGATTTTTAACCATGCTAATGCATCAAATTTCTAGAAATACAAGCAAGAGAACAAGGCATTATGTACTAAAATCATGAACTACATGACAAAGGAATTGACCTTAGTGAAAAATATAGTGAAtacaccaaaaaaagaaaaagaaaaaagagtaacTTATCAACAAAGCTTGCAAGCTTCCTAGTTAGATTAGGGAAGAGCATCAGCACAAACATATGAAACAATATGGGATAACAAGCCTGTCGATAATAGGACTAGTCTCAGGAAGCACCTAGCTATTCCAAGTGGCATTAAACAAGAGGCATACATGGTAAATTTACTTTATATTACATagtaaatttaaaatttcataaatGCTAGTAATCAGAATTTAAAATGGTTACACTCATATACATAAGCATAAAGAAACAATGTCTGTATTTAACAGTGTCAGACAATTTGCACAGTTGTGAAGGCCATTTGCCTTTGTTAGTAGAGGTTATCAGGTCAAATCTCCATCTCCCACCTATCCACTTTTATGACAGAACATTTTAACTAAGTGTGATTCAGCCAGAATCACCGTTGGGAGGAGTTTCGCAATGACTCGGCTCGAATTCTCGCCCGACTCGAGTTGATTCAGTGAAGTTTCATGTCGAGTTAGTGAGTTCTACAACTATGGATATGACTGACATCTCCCTCCACCACCTTTTTACGTTTACAAGAGAACATTTTAACCAGGAGTGACTCAGCCTGAATCACTGTCAGGAGCGAGGTTTGCAATGACTCAACTCAAATTCTCACCCAACTCGAGTTGACTCAGTAGTGTTTCATGTTGAAATGATGAGTTCTACAACTACGAATATGACATCAACATCAATTTGGACCAAGAAATGCCATTTACAAAAAATGAAATGTACAATGATCGACAGGGCAAGTGAAGTAAAATGGAAATAAAACTTTAGTATCTTACTGACCAATAAGGAATGTGAATGGCCTCCATATCAACTGGCAGAAAAATGAGACAAGACACAGCAATGCCCAAACTCCCATATCTCAAAATATCTCGGCGAGAACCCTGCAACCTGTCAGTAAATTATTCTGCAATCCAAGGCTAGATTATTTGCTCAAATAAATTCCTTAAAATACTGCTCAATTACCAATGCAAATAGGAAACGATATAACTACAAAGCAATGAATATAGAGCAAGGCATTATAGGACAATTATAGCACAGGGCACCCTCCTCTACACATGACATGTAACTTAAACACGAACCACCAAAATGGTGGGACCTGTTGTATATTGCTCGGATAcccaaaatcatatttaattagACAAGGCTAACATTGGATAAATAAAAATTAGATGTCTACCAATCAGCCAGTTAGGAGCATATTTGTAATgtagtgttatatatatatatatatatatatatatatatatatatatatatatatatatatatatatatatatatatatatatatatataaccataaCCCTCTATGTTAGGTCCCACTATTTGGGTGGTTTGGTTTTGTGATACAAGCCATGTATTCTGTAGGAGTGCAGCCACCATCAGCGTAGTTGTGGATTATGATATTGTTGCCAGCACCTTCGCTACCCTGTGAGGAAACAGATTGTGAGAAGCAGAGCATATATGACTAATCGTCTCCAAATCCAAGACAAAGGATAAGGTCATCCTCATCGAAGCCAGAAAGGGTCCTTCCGATGATAGATATTGCCTGTTCATATGGGTTTTGTGAATCACAGATGTGATGTAAGTTCCAACAGTTGAAAGAACTTTGACTTGACAGCAACAACATCGGCCGTAGATGTCTCAAGGGTCCAAATAACCAAACAGAATAGagcaatatataaagaaaatgaaaCCAAACTCAGATGTGATGGTTTCCCTCATTTGCAAAAGCCGGGAGGATTGAAGAAATTGGCTTCCTTTACCTCATATTCCCTCTATGAAGGGCTATTTCCTTTTTTCCATTCTCAGATTTAAAGAATATAAAACCATTCCCTTTTCCACAGTTTTATCAGATGGGACATTATCCTTTCCTAGACTTTTTTGGTTTACAACCAATCCAAACAAGCTTAGGAAAATAACTTACGTTTTTAGAAAGAAGTTAAGCTCTTACCAAGGTTGACTGCCCAAAAAATCACTGTGGTTCAATGCACGATGCCAATGGAGTATTCTGGACAAATCGATCGATATGTTGCCGATCGAAGAGACTAGACTGTGGTTTTTCGGTTTGGCGGCCGACTGTGAAAAAAGATATGGTAGTGTCGTGATTGAAAATGGCTAGGGTTTTGAAAGGGGCTGGGCTCGGATGTTGACGGAGGTTTTGACAGGGATGGATTGATGTTTCGGATGGAGATGGGGGTTTTGACGGGGGCTGCGATGGGTTTTTTTAATCTATAGGGGTTTTGATCTACAATGGGTTCGGGTATCAGATATGGTGCctaagggaagagaagaaatcgAGTtggaagaaatgagaagaaaaacgAGAGAGAAGAAATTGAATCGGGAataaatgagaagaaaaatgagagagagagaatagggtTTGCAAGAGACTTAGGATACTAGGAAACTTAAGGGATACTAGGAAACCAAACCGTTTCCGTTAGGAACAGCCTTTGGCAGTTCGTAAACCAAATACACGGCCATTCCTAAAAGTTTTGGTGTAGCAtatgggaaaaaataaaaaacaatcatATCACCTGCAATAATGCACTATGGaagcaaaaaattacaagaggATTATCCCATGTGAACAAGCGTCCAATCTCCCTAAAGGGGTGTTTAGTACATGGGATTAAATGGGATTTGGTGAGAGTAGATTTTAAGACCCAGCCTATCATTGCAACATCTGTTTGGGACTCACACAAGGTATGGGTTGTGAAGTCCCTTCTTAGAATCAGTGCCGGGCAAAGGTTTATGCAATCCTACTTTGGATTTCGTGTAGCTAGTGGTTAGTactatgtggatcccaccatgatgtatgtgttttatccatgtcgtccatccattttgaaatataattttagagcttgatcccaaaaatgaggtagatataaatctcaggttgaccacaccatgggaaaacaatagtgattgaattacaccattaaaaacctcccagggctgattgtgcggtccacttgagatttgaatcaaactcatttttgggctcataccataaaatgacatggaagaatgggtgggcggcatggatgaaacacatcatcatagtggggcccacagagcaccaacctgtagtggcaagatgagtagccaatccgtttcccaaacatgaagtgggatggcctcCAAGCCATGGGATTAGACAACAATCCTTGACACAGTGTATacattacattttggtaattccatcccacttaaacccatctaatcccatgcttcAAATACTCCTTCACAAGTCCTTAAAATCCTttggaacaaattagaaagcaCTAAGATACCCCCTATtcctgattacacccatatatatataaccttTATGAggatcacaatcgaaataggaaacaaatcccacacttacgCAACTCTGTGCAACTTAGCTCaattgttcgatggcatcgacaaactatcgatggcattgagcatcttcaatggcattgaactaaACATCGAAACGTTCCAgcgataaaaaataaattaaaaaaaaaaaaattcaaaattttccataggcatcgagcaaccttcgatgacatcaagttgTCATCGACAAACCTGTTAATTTTCAGATTAAGACATCAATAACAAAAAGTTGTGttttcatttgaaagcttgtaaaTGAAAGTAAATAGGAAATGAAAATGGAGATAAATGAATTGAGAGTAAATTGATTACTCAATTGTGTTTGGATGGTagcaaatgaaatgcatttgaaatcatcCAAATATTTTATTTGAATGGGAGTAATTGGGAGAAATTGCAatgtatttaaaatttttgatataTTCATAGGAgtatatgtgatatttaatagaatgattaCAAAAggtccattgaaatatatactttagccacAAATGAGAAATTTTCAAGCTTTAGATAAGCAACGAACAAAAGGATCACAAACTAGTAAATTGCTAATAAATTTTAAATGTCCATTTAAATGGCCAacctttggacagtttggatcattctcttggtatgattttagtgatgcagcaataattaaattgttttggagtatcatcaTCATGCCATGTGTATGATGGAcatgtaccttttttttttttttttctttttaagaagaAAACTTTTCATTGAAAGGCGACATTTACAGAAAGCCTATTTGGGCGGAGGACAGGCCTAAGTCAGGCCCGCCTATCATATCCTATATAGGGGAAGGATCGGAAAACTCCCTGATGGAGCCTAAACCTGCTTTATCCAGGAGAACACGGCCGTTAACAATGCAGGGAAGGGAGGAGAAATCTTGGAAAAGGTTGTTGACTTGCGATCTACTCCCTTCTTTAGCCAAGTCATCAGTCGGGCAGCTGGCTTCTCATGGGGCATGAGAAATCCGAAAAGAATCCCAAGTGTTGAGTATTTTGATCATCGTCAGCCAGTAGGACCTCCAGGAGGTGGTCAAGTTCTTCTTCAAACAGTCCACCACCCAACTGCAATCAGATTCAATAAGCACTCTCGAAATACCTTGGGATAAACATAGCTTCATACCGTCGTGAACAAGCCGAAGCTCTGCTGTATTGTTGGAGTGCCCGTATCCACTGACAAAGGCAAAAATTAGATTGCCTGAGTGGTCTCTACAAATACCACCACCTCCCGCAAGACCTAGATTAGAGAGGGCTGAACCGTCGACATTTAATTTGCTCCATCCAACTCGAGGTCTAATCCATTTTACTATAGAGAAGCTGCGAGCTGGACGAGAGGAACCGATGCAGAAGGGTACTGGCTGAGCAGCAGGATTCTAAGAATGGGGCTGCAAGGTTGTGAACGTCTGAAGGAAGAGAGAATCCAACCGTTATCTGATTTTAGAGAACAAACTTGCAGCTAAGATAGCCATATTATCGAGTCTCGCGACATTCCAAGCCTTTCACACATCCCACAGAATGAAGGCAGGGGCAAGCCGAAGGCCCATTGGGCTCCTGCTATACGGCAGGGGACGATGCCATCACCAATGGAGATAGGCTAGGATCGAGGGCTGGTGGAACAGAGCGACACCAAAGAAAGCAACAGACAGCTTCCAAACAGAATCTGTTAGAGAACCAGCCACAAATAAGTGAGAGAGAGATTCGGCTTGGGGGATGCCTTTAGACGAGACCCCACAGCAGTTGCATTTGGAGGCTATCTAGATCCCCTTCTCTGAATGCGGGCATTGACTGGCAGAGCTCCATGCATCAATCTCCACATCTACTTCCAAATCCTCCCTCGTAGAGAGAATATCATTGAATTGTCTTTCTCATGTAACTTCGAATATTGAAATACGTTGAGATTCCTTGTTATGgtatttccattttatttttatatatttggcATTTGCGAGTGGTCATGGGCCTAGAAGGTTTTGAGCTGAGATTGAGCATCCCATTGAAGCTCTATTGATGCTTAATCATAATTCACTAACAAATTTGATAATTTTAAAAGTGGAAGATAGAATCAGAtattccctttccctttctttatttatactatttatagtaagaacGTACATCAGAAGATGTCTGCCAATCTGTAAAACTACGGATAAAGTACATCATCCCCTTAACATAATTCCTACACACTTCATACACTAGCTCTCATATACTTCACCTTCGTACATACGTGGATGTAGCAAACATGtgtgacatctaatccatccattagctGACCCCCAAGAAGTAGATACTCAACACCAGGAATAAGCTAAGGCCGTTTTGGCATCAATAAGCCACACTATATTAATTTTATTTAAACATTGTGATGACCCACATGAAGAGCGGATCATCCTGATTCTTGAGGCAGACACCCACACACCACTTTCTACTGTATTACTCGCTAGGCAAAGGAACATGAGGGATGGGAATTAAGTACAGGTTGGATCTTCTATGTACTGTTATCCCAAAGACCTCAGTCATGTCCAGATCCTTACCATTCATTTCATCGGGGAGTTTCCAATCAAAGTAGTAGAGAAGGTGAGCAAGAAGGAGTACCACGTTGGCTATTCCAAATGGTATAGCTGGGCATACCCTCCTACCCGCTCCAAAAGGGAGAAGCTCAAAGTGGGCCCCTTTGTAATCAATTGAACTACCATCGAATCTCTCGGGCTTGAAGTTCTCTGGATCATCCCAATGTTGTGGGTCCCTCCCAATGGCCCATACATTAATGATGA harbors:
- the LOC131219492 gene encoding uncharacterized protein LOC131219492 → MGVWALLCLVSFFCQLIWRPFTFLIGGKGKPNYSLPVALFIIRFHSFNAMHRLRRAKEFNFTIKRGVSSEDTVSVNYDDFTNDVEVGDTLLVDGGMMSLVVK